In Rouxiella sp. WC2420, the following proteins share a genomic window:
- a CDS encoding GNAT family N-acetyltransferase, translating into MTSENWLQEITLPGKTVTLIPLRSEHAEELGKVCADGELWKLWYTSVPTKSSVESYIATALKEQQAGASLPFAVMLNATRQIVGTTRFCRADNQHHRVEIGFTWYAKSVQKTAVNTECKYLLLQHAFEQLAAIAVEFRTHWHNHTSRAAIARLGAKQDGVLRNMQKDPDGAYRDTVIFSIIDSEWPTVKKSLNFKMGQYPR; encoded by the coding sequence ATGACTTCTGAAAACTGGCTGCAAGAAATCACACTACCTGGCAAAACGGTCACGTTAATCCCCCTGCGCAGCGAACACGCCGAGGAACTCGGTAAGGTGTGCGCCGACGGGGAGTTATGGAAATTGTGGTACACCTCTGTGCCGACTAAAAGCAGCGTTGAGAGTTACATCGCAACAGCGTTAAAAGAGCAGCAGGCCGGAGCTTCTCTGCCATTTGCGGTAATGCTTAACGCAACTCGGCAGATAGTGGGTACCACGCGTTTTTGCCGCGCAGATAATCAGCATCACCGCGTTGAGATAGGCTTTACCTGGTATGCGAAAAGTGTGCAAAAAACCGCAGTCAATACCGAGTGTAAATATCTGCTGTTACAGCATGCGTTTGAACAACTTGCCGCCATTGCGGTGGAATTCAGAACCCACTGGCACAATCACACTTCCAGAGCCGCCATTGCGCGCCTCGGCGCCAAGCAGGACGGCGTATTGCGCAATATGCAAAAGGATCCCGACGGTGCCTATCGCGATACGGTAATTTTCTCGATTATTGACAGCGAATGGCCAACGGTTAAAAAAAGCCTGAACTTCAAGATGGGTCAATATCCGAGATAA
- a CDS encoding ornithine carbamoyltransferase, which yields MNLIALSELSVENVYEIWRLAEAPLKSLNCKAAWSFEGNGIRTRTTFIQAFQELEIPFIELPNLLKTAERVEDLAGYLDPFYSLYVIREANHQRLSQFAKHSAKPVINAMSSQGHPCEVLTDAFWINKSIGAINQLRICLWGPTTNVFRSWHQLALVLGLQLTHFCDRQFHDGSQGVKFTSTLDFNADVVITDGWPPNCATPLSLTEALLQKLGRPKLLPTPPFTIGQELDFDPLLYANFAGYQQKQWLLPVQKAIITHCLQSRL from the coding sequence ATGAATCTAATAGCGTTAAGTGAACTCAGCGTTGAAAACGTTTATGAGATTTGGCGGTTGGCGGAAGCCCCATTGAAATCCCTAAATTGCAAAGCAGCCTGGTCGTTCGAAGGAAATGGCATACGAACGCGCACGACCTTTATTCAGGCATTCCAGGAGCTTGAAATCCCTTTTATCGAGCTGCCGAATCTTTTGAAAACAGCTGAACGCGTGGAGGATCTAGCCGGTTATCTTGACCCCTTTTACAGTCTTTATGTGATTCGAGAAGCAAATCACCAGAGGCTCTCGCAGTTTGCAAAGCACTCTGCTAAACCGGTGATTAATGCTATGTCCAGTCAGGGACATCCGTGCGAGGTGTTAACCGATGCATTCTGGATTAATAAGTCGATAGGGGCGATAAACCAGCTGCGTATTTGCCTTTGGGGGCCAACGACTAATGTCTTCCGCTCATGGCACCAGCTGGCTTTAGTCTTGGGTTTACAGCTGACCCATTTCTGCGATCGGCAATTTCACGATGGATCACAAGGGGTAAAATTTACTTCAACACTCGATTTTAACGCGGATGTTGTGATAACTGACGGTTGGCCTCCAAATTGTGCAACACCGCTCTCACTCACAGAAGCATTGCTGCAAAAGCTCGGTCGGCCCAAACTCCTGCCCACGCCCCCTTTCACCATCGGACAAGAATTGGATTTTGATCCTCTGCTCTATGCAAATTTTGCCGGTTATCAGCAAAAGCAGTGGTTATTGCCGGTGCAGAAAGCGATTATTACTCATTGCCTGCAATCCCGTTTATAA
- a CDS encoding HigA family addiction module antitoxin, protein MAMFNPPHPGEIISGILEDLGVGIRELARALDIAPSTAQRLVSGQAAVSPEMAIKLAAVLGSTPEMWMRLQASYSLEVAAKAVDTSRLTQLYKPTSFTPHWI, encoded by the coding sequence ATGGCTATGTTTAATCCCCCCCATCCAGGGGAAATTATCTCAGGCATTCTTGAAGATTTAGGTGTCGGGATCCGAGAACTAGCGCGTGCGCTTGATATAGCCCCTTCAACGGCACAGCGTTTAGTCAGTGGCCAAGCGGCCGTTTCACCAGAGATGGCAATAAAACTGGCGGCAGTATTAGGAAGCACTCCTGAAATGTGGATGCGGCTACAAGCGAGCTATAGTTTGGAAGTTGCTGCAAAAGCTGTTGATACCTCTCGACTGACCCAGCTTTATAAGCCTACTTCTTTTACGCCTCATTGGATTTAA
- a CDS encoding MysB family protein → MSLYATLEEAIDAAREEFLEKNAETSDDESPSVSQLNLQKYIMQDGDTMWEAEFGAEEGEETQDLSFLSGEAAQAVFDDDFDKQELLEEWQDENTLYEWDEGEYQLEPPLDTEEGAAAAEEWDDEDDYPGRDVD, encoded by the coding sequence ATGTCACTGTATGCCACGCTGGAAGAGGCTATAGATGCAGCACGAGAAGAGTTTCTGGAGAAAAATGCCGAAACTTCAGACGACGAATCACCGTCAGTCAGCCAGCTCAACTTGCAGAAATATATTATGCAAGACGGCGACACCATGTGGGAAGCCGAGTTCGGTGCCGAGGAAGGCGAAGAGACTCAGGATTTAAGCTTCTTGAGCGGCGAAGCTGCACAGGCAGTTTTTGATGACGATTTTGATAAGCAAGAATTGCTGGAGGAATGGCAGGACGAGAATACGTTGTATGAATGGGACGAAGGCGAATATCAGCTAGAGCCGCCACTGGATACGGAAGAAGGTGCCGCCGCGGCTGAAGAATGGGACGATGAAGACGACTATCCAGGACGTGACGTTGATTAA
- a CDS encoding YceK/YidQ family lipoprotein: MNKGVIARAVVLGVAVATLSGCGSIISRTVPGQGHNNQYYPGVQWDLRDGPWRYVTVIDVPLSMIVDTFMLPIDARHGPYE; this comes from the coding sequence GTGAACAAGGGTGTAATCGCAAGGGCAGTTGTGCTTGGGGTTGCCGTGGCTACTTTATCCGGCTGTGGCAGCATTATAAGTCGTACAGTACCGGGGCAAGGGCATAATAATCAATACTATCCGGGCGTGCAGTGGGATTTACGCGACGGGCCGTGGCGATATGTCACCGTCATCGATGTTCCGCTTTCGATGATAGTAGATACCTTTATGCTACCTATTGATGCCCGCCACGGGCCGTACGAGTAA
- the opgB gene encoding phosphatidylglycerol--membrane-oligosaccharide glycerophosphotransferase produces the protein MALELISVLFFIASVTLSIFKAKRNSFWISVNLLLSALFLLLSAIWTASNYFTGEGVNDEVLFTITNSLTGAGVGKYVLPAIGLIVFIFLIFGLLTWLILRNKNTDRRITYNYGALLFALLAIGTSPATAQLVSLTTSQYGDDKSDFSENYKDAVKTINGSKPNLVYIFGESLERTYFDNDLFPDLTPELGAIKKESLDFSNTIQIPGAENTVSGMVSALCGIPLFAPFDSNASSSLSTFYPRSVCLGDILKASGYTNYFYQGANLAFAGKELLLSTHGIDHLYGYNELKPLVKDANYKNEWGWYDDTMLDFVYNRFIELSKAGKPFSLFALTVDTHHPDGYIDATCNRKSYSYDNKRNQSLSAVACSQEQVAKLINKIKASPYFKNTVIVVSSDHLAMNNTAYSILTKQNRRDLFFVLRGTGSNNQVISQKRTTLDNGATVLDVMGGDNYIGLGRSSLTSESLANNYRDIRRHVLRWKPAIIKMWDFPKTITDYVLHTDSKMLNFSGVSFKYPLILRVTDGRVDPMFDVYLSAPLEQQLSKLDPNEKFVWVDSCSKMGNIWDPKLKDVNNICVATGSLNTQPHIVEADRDLYRNKVVFDGLPKLNEDTFHTTVEKLAAVEDQAPAK, from the coding sequence ATGGCACTTGAACTCATTTCCGTTTTGTTTTTTATCGCCTCAGTTACCCTCAGTATCTTCAAGGCGAAACGAAATTCCTTTTGGATCTCCGTGAATTTGTTACTTTCGGCGCTGTTTCTGCTCCTGAGCGCTATCTGGACTGCAAGTAATTACTTCACCGGTGAGGGCGTAAATGACGAGGTGTTGTTTACCATTACCAATAGTCTGACCGGCGCCGGAGTTGGCAAATATGTTCTCCCGGCAATAGGCCTGATCGTATTTATTTTCCTGATCTTTGGCTTGTTGACCTGGTTAATTTTACGCAATAAAAACACCGACCGCAGGATCACTTACAATTATGGAGCGCTGCTTTTTGCGCTGCTGGCGATTGGTACTTCGCCCGCTACGGCCCAGTTGGTCAGTCTGACTACTTCTCAGTATGGCGATGATAAGTCTGATTTTTCCGAAAACTATAAAGACGCGGTCAAGACTATCAACGGCAGCAAGCCTAATCTGGTGTATATCTTTGGTGAAAGCCTCGAGCGTACTTATTTCGATAATGACTTATTTCCGGACCTGACTCCTGAACTGGGCGCAATAAAGAAAGAGTCGCTAGACTTCAGTAATACCATTCAGATACCCGGGGCAGAAAACACCGTATCCGGCATGGTTTCGGCCCTGTGCGGCATCCCGCTTTTTGCCCCTTTTGACAGCAACGCGTCAAGCTCGTTGTCGACCTTTTATCCGCGCAGCGTTTGTCTTGGCGATATCCTGAAAGCTTCTGGTTATACCAACTATTTTTATCAGGGCGCGAACCTGGCATTTGCCGGCAAAGAACTATTGCTGTCGACCCACGGCATCGACCATCTCTATGGCTATAACGAGCTTAAGCCGTTAGTCAAAGATGCAAATTATAAAAATGAATGGGGCTGGTATGACGATACGATGCTGGACTTCGTTTACAATCGTTTTATCGAGTTGTCTAAAGCCGGTAAACCTTTCTCACTGTTCGCGCTGACCGTCGATACTCATCATCCCGACGGTTATATTGATGCGACCTGCAACAGAAAAAGCTATTCCTATGACAACAAGCGCAATCAGTCGTTAAGCGCCGTTGCCTGTAGTCAGGAACAGGTTGCAAAACTTATCAATAAAATCAAGGCCTCGCCGTATTTCAAAAATACAGTGATTGTGGTGTCTTCTGACCATCTGGCAATGAACAACACCGCGTATTCGATTCTGACCAAACAAAATCGTAGAGATCTGTTCTTCGTGCTGCGCGGTACAGGCTCCAATAATCAGGTCATCAGTCAGAAGAGAACCACGCTGGATAACGGTGCGACCGTGCTGGATGTGATGGGCGGCGACAACTATATCGGACTGGGGCGCAGCAGCCTGACCAGCGAGTCGCTCGCCAATAACTATCGCGATATCCGTCGTCACGTTTTGCGCTGGAAACCGGCAATTATCAAGATGTGGGATTTTCCGAAAACGATCACCGATTATGTACTGCACACCGACAGCAAAATGCTGAACTTCTCCGGCGTGTCGTTCAAATATCCTCTAATCCTGCGGGTTACCGATGGCAGGGTCGACCCGATGTTTGACGTCTATCTTTCAGCTCCTTTAGAACAACAGCTTTCGAAACTCGACCCGAACGAGAAGTTTGTCTGGGTAGATAGCTGTAGCAAGATGGGCAATATCTGGGATCCGAAATTGAAAGATGTTAACAACATCTGTGTTGCGACTGGCAGTCTGAATACTCAACCGCATATTGTTGAAGCAGATCGCGATCTTTACCGCAACAAGGTGGTTTTCGATGGCTTACCCAAGCTGAATGAGGACACCTTCCACACCACAGTTGAGAAGCTGGCAGCGGTAGAAGATCAGGCTCCGGCCAAGTGA
- the mdoH gene encoding glucans biosynthesis glucosyltransferase MdoH: MNKTTHSTQEYVEALPLTETQKGDITQQLPAADDVAFTSLHHRLGGDSAVAIETADAQAPLASVKARIGEGWPDADENGTLSAVDNEGRTVVKAMPPVKRSSMFPEIWRTNPVGRFWDTLMGRSAIARRYTSSQMPESEKRWRAAGSIRRYILLALMLVQTAIATWYMKTILPYQGWALIDPSDMLNQDLLQSVLQLLPYVLQTGILVLFAILFCWVSAGFWTALMGFLQLMMGRDKYSITASTTGNEPLNPNNRTALIMPICNEDVERVFAGLRATYESVKATGDLDQFDIYVLSDSYDPDICVAEQKAWMEVCRDVDGHGRIFYRRRRRRVKRKSGNIDDWCRRWGGEYAYMVILDADSVMSGECLTGLARLMDANPNAGIIQSAPKASGMDTLYARCQQFATRVYGPLFTAGLHFWQLGESHYWGHNAIIRVKPFIEHCALAPLPGEGSFAGSILSHDFVEAALMRRAGWGVWIAYDLPGSYEELPPNLLDELKRDRRWCHGNLMNFRLFLVKGMHPVHRAVFLTGVMSYLSAPLWFMFLALSTALQVVHTLMEPQYFLQPRQLFPVWPQWRPELAIALFSTTMVLLFLPKLLSIVLIWAKGAKQYGGAIRLLLSMLLEMLFSVLLAPVRMLFHTVFVVSAFLGWEVVWNSPQRDDDDTPWGEAFKRHGSQLLLGLVWASGMAWLDLRFLWWLAPIVFSLILSPIVSVLSSRATLGIKSKAAKLFLIPEEYDPPRELIATEEYLKLNRERMLKNGFMHAVVNPTFNALATGMATSRHLLRQTIENGRRQTLEKALQSGPKSLGKADRLVLLSDPVILARLHSAVWTNPELHEWRDYYGELPRNVQAFPETQTLEVKTA, encoded by the coding sequence ATGAATAAAACAACGCATTCTACTCAAGAGTACGTAGAGGCATTGCCCCTGACTGAGACTCAGAAAGGGGATATCACTCAGCAACTTCCGGCTGCTGATGATGTTGCTTTCACGTCTCTGCATCACCGCCTCGGCGGTGATTCTGCGGTGGCGATTGAAACCGCTGACGCACAGGCGCCACTTGCTTCGGTGAAAGCGCGCATTGGCGAAGGCTGGCCAGACGCCGACGAGAACGGCACGTTATCCGCCGTGGATAACGAAGGCCGTACCGTGGTGAAAGCCATGCCGCCAGTCAAGCGTTCCAGCATGTTCCCAGAAATTTGGCGTACCAACCCGGTAGGCCGCTTCTGGGATACGCTAATGGGGCGCAGCGCGATTGCCCGCCGCTACACTTCTTCTCAAATGCCGGAGTCAGAGAAAAGGTGGCGCGCAGCAGGTTCCATTCGCCGTTATATCTTGCTGGCGCTGATGCTGGTGCAAACCGCCATCGCCACCTGGTACATGAAAACCATTCTGCCGTATCAGGGCTGGGCGTTAATCGACCCGTCCGATATGCTCAATCAGGATCTGCTGCAATCCGTGCTGCAATTGTTGCCGTACGTGTTGCAGACCGGAATTCTGGTGCTGTTTGCGATACTGTTCTGCTGGGTTTCGGCCGGTTTCTGGACTGCGCTGATGGGCTTCCTGCAACTGATGATGGGGCGTGATAAATACAGTATTACGGCTTCCACAACCGGTAACGAGCCGCTGAATCCCAATAATCGCACCGCGCTGATTATGCCGATTTGTAACGAAGACGTTGAACGGGTTTTTGCCGGTCTGCGAGCGACCTATGAGTCAGTAAAAGCCACCGGCGATCTCGACCAGTTTGATATTTACGTTCTCAGCGACAGTTACGATCCGGATATCTGCGTGGCCGAGCAAAAGGCGTGGATGGAAGTCTGCCGCGACGTCGACGGCCACGGGCGCATTTTCTATCGTCGTCGTCGTCGTCGCGTGAAGCGCAAAAGCGGCAACATCGATGACTGGTGCCGTCGTTGGGGCGGAGAATATGCCTACATGGTTATTCTTGATGCCGACAGCGTAATGAGCGGTGAATGTCTCACCGGTCTGGCACGACTGATGGATGCAAACCCTAACGCCGGTATTATCCAGTCTGCGCCAAAAGCGTCAGGCATGGATACGCTGTATGCGCGCTGCCAGCAGTTTGCAACACGCGTTTATGGCCCATTGTTTACTGCCGGTCTGCACTTCTGGCAGTTAGGCGAGTCGCACTATTGGGGCCATAACGCCATCATCCGCGTGAAGCCGTTTATCGAGCACTGTGCACTGGCACCTCTGCCGGGCGAAGGTTCGTTTGCTGGTTCGATTCTGTCGCATGACTTCGTAGAAGCCGCGCTGATGCGTCGCGCAGGGTGGGGCGTGTGGATTGCCTATGACCTGCCGGGAAGCTACGAAGAGTTGCCGCCAAACCTGCTGGACGAGCTGAAACGCGACCGCCGCTGGTGTCACGGTAACCTGATGAACTTCCGTCTGTTCCTGGTTAAAGGCATGCACCCGGTTCACCGCGCCGTGTTCCTGACTGGCGTGATGTCTTACCTGTCTGCTCCGCTGTGGTTTATGTTCCTGGCACTGTCTACTGCGTTACAGGTTGTACATACGCTAATGGAACCACAGTACTTCCTGCAACCGCGCCAGCTGTTCCCGGTGTGGCCGCAGTGGCGTCCCGAGCTGGCAATCGCGCTGTTCTCGACCACCATGGTGTTGCTGTTCCTGCCTAAGCTGCTGAGTATCGTGCTGATTTGGGCCAAAGGTGCGAAACAATACGGTGGAGCGATTCGTCTGCTGCTGTCGATGCTGCTGGAGATGCTGTTCTCTGTGCTGCTTGCGCCGGTGCGTATGCTGTTCCACACCGTTTTTGTGGTCAGTGCGTTCCTGGGTTGGGAAGTGGTCTGGAACTCACCGCAGCGTGACGATGATGACACCCCTTGGGGCGAAGCATTTAAGCGTCACGGCTCACAGCTGTTGCTGGGTCTGGTTTGGGCTAGCGGTATGGCCTGGCTTGATCTGCGCTTCCTGTGGTGGTTGGCGCCAATCGTCTTCTCGCTGATCCTTTCGCCGATCGTGTCTGTGCTTTCCAGCCGGGCGACGTTGGGTATCAAGAGCAAGGCCGCCAAACTGTTCCTGATCCCAGAAGAGTACGATCCGCCGCGTGAGTTGATCGCGACAGAAGAATATCTGAAGCTTAACCGCGAACGTATGCTGAAAAATGGCTTTATGCACGCGGTGGTCAACCCGACTTTCAATGCACTGGCAACGGGTATGGCGACTTCGCGTCACCTGCTGCGTCAGACAATTGAAAACGGTCGTCGGCAAACGCTTGAAAAAGCCTTGCAGAGCGGGCCGAAAAGCCTCGGTAAGGCCGATCGTCTGGTGCTGCTGAGTGACCCGGTGATTCTGGCAAGACTGCACTCGGCTGTGTGGACCAATCCAGAATTACACGAATGGCGAGACTATTATGGCGAGCTGCCGCGTAACGTTCAGGCCTTCCCTGAAACGCAAACGCTGGAAGTGAAAACCGCCTGA
- a CDS encoding glucan biosynthesis protein G, with the protein MTKVRLLSAAVLMTLFTSSAWAFSIDDVAKQAKTLADKGYEAPKTNLPSQFRDMKFADYQQIQFNHDKAYWNNLNTPFKLEFYHQGMYFDTPVKINEVTANSVKEIKYSPDYFNFGNVKHDADSVKNLGFAGFKVLYPINKADKDDEIMSVLGASYFRLIGKGQVYGLSARGLAIDTALSSGEEFPRFREFWIERPNPDEKHLVIYALLDSPRATGAYRLDVYPGKEASVDIQAKIYLRDKVGKLGLAPLTSMFLFGPNQPSTVMNYRPSLHDSDGLSIHAGNGEWIWRPLNNPKHLSVSQFTMENPKGFGLLQRGRNFHEYEDLDDRYDLRPSAWVEPKGDWGKGKVELVEIPTADETNDNIVAFWTPDQLPAAGKPIDISYRLHFTRDEDKLHSPDSSWVSQTLRSAGDVKQSNLVREQDGSIAYVVDFVGPALKSLKPDTPVASQVSMGDNADLLENSVRYNSVTKGWRLTLRLKVKDPKKPVEMRASLVNGDKTLSETWSNQLPANE; encoded by the coding sequence ATGACTAAAGTCCGTTTGCTGAGTGCCGCAGTGTTGATGACCTTGTTCACATCATCTGCCTGGGCTTTTTCTATTGACGATGTCGCCAAGCAAGCTAAAACGCTGGCTGATAAAGGCTATGAAGCGCCTAAAACCAATCTGCCATCGCAATTTCGCGACATGAAATTTGCGGACTACCAACAAATACAGTTCAATCATGACAAAGCGTATTGGAATAATCTGAACACGCCGTTCAAGCTTGAGTTTTACCATCAGGGAATGTACTTCGACACTCCGGTCAAAATTAACGAAGTGACCGCAAACAGTGTTAAAGAAATCAAGTACAGCCCGGACTATTTTAATTTCGGTAATGTTAAACACGACGCTGACTCGGTAAAAAACCTCGGTTTCGCTGGTTTCAAAGTTCTTTATCCAATCAATAAAGCAGATAAAGATGATGAAATTATGAGCGTGCTGGGCGCGAGCTATTTCCGTCTAATAGGTAAAGGTCAGGTCTACGGCCTGTCGGCTCGTGGTCTGGCAATCGATACTGCGCTTTCCTCTGGGGAAGAGTTCCCACGTTTTCGCGAGTTCTGGATTGAACGTCCTAATCCGGACGAAAAACACCTGGTAATCTATGCGCTGCTCGACTCACCTCGCGCAACCGGTGCCTATCGTCTCGACGTTTACCCTGGTAAAGAAGCCTCTGTAGACATCCAGGCCAAGATTTATCTGCGTGACAAGGTTGGAAAACTGGGTCTGGCACCATTGACCAGTATGTTCCTGTTTGGCCCGAACCAGCCTTCAACCGTGATGAACTATCGTCCGTCACTGCATGATTCTGATGGCCTGTCGATTCACGCCGGTAACGGTGAGTGGATTTGGCGTCCGCTGAACAATCCGAAGCACTTGTCGGTTAGCCAGTTCACTATGGAAAATCCGAAAGGCTTTGGCTTGCTGCAGCGCGGTCGTAACTTCCACGAGTATGAAGATCTCGACGATCGCTACGATCTGCGTCCAAGCGCCTGGGTAGAACCAAAAGGCGATTGGGGCAAAGGTAAGGTCGAGCTGGTGGAAATCCCGACTGCGGATGAAACCAATGACAATATCGTGGCCTTCTGGACACCAGATCAACTGCCAGCTGCCGGCAAACCGATTGATATCAGCTACCGCCTGCACTTCACCCGTGATGAAGACAAGCTGCATTCTCCGGACTCTTCCTGGGTATCACAGACCCTGCGTTCGGCCGGCGATGTCAAGCAGTCAAATCTGGTGCGTGAACAAGACGGCAGCATTGCCTACGTGGTCGATTTCGTGGGTCCTGCCCTGAAATCACTGAAACCGGATACCCCGGTCGCGTCTCAGGTCAGCATGGGCGACAACGCCGATCTGCTTGAGAATTCTGTCCGCTATAATTCTGTCACCAAGGGCTGGCGTTTGACGCTGCGTCTGAAAGTGAAAGATCCCAAGAAGCCGGTTGAAATGCGCGCTTCTCTGGTTAATGGCGACAAAACGTTGAGCGAAACCTGGAGCAATCAGTTACCTGCCAATGAATAA
- the mdoC gene encoding glucans biosynthesis protein MdoC, whose translation MKPQTQPREFFLDSIRAYLMLLGIPFHISLIYSSHIWAVNSATPSDGLTILNDTIHAFRMQVFFVISGYFSYMLYERYERHKWLKVRLERVAIPLAAAFPLITIPQLFFLYFFTDKFANWGTMDLYQKLNITVWELVAHLWFLLTLVILTAISFYLFRALKENKNNRIIKIIREADSLGKVSILFLFFGLIYAAFNRSLYLFAPELLGNGAFNFIVMQTLFYLPFFFIGACTYKFASLKSMFLKPSVPACAVCILLFAAYMINQHVNTPELYSMELDAIITSLLGILMVNVVFSFSHYVLNFQSPFVTYLVNASLFVYLIHHPLTLIYGAFITPLIKSDWLGFWLGLVFVFGIAFFLYEVHKRIPLLRFLFSGKWQFMKEDKDDKPVTAGNQQQS comes from the coding sequence ATGAAACCACAAACTCAACCACGTGAGTTCTTTTTGGACTCCATACGAGCATACTTAATGCTGCTCGGTATTCCATTTCATATATCGTTGATTTATTCCAGTCATATTTGGGCTGTTAACAGCGCGACGCCCTCTGATGGTCTGACAATATTAAACGATACTATTCATGCCTTTCGCATGCAGGTTTTCTTTGTCATTTCAGGCTACTTCTCCTACATGCTGTACGAGCGCTACGAGCGCCACAAGTGGCTCAAGGTGCGGCTAGAGCGTGTCGCCATCCCGCTGGCCGCGGCGTTCCCGCTGATTACCATCCCGCAGTTGTTCTTCCTGTACTTCTTTACAGACAAGTTCGCAAACTGGGGAACGATGGATTTGTACCAGAAACTTAATATCACCGTTTGGGAATTGGTAGCACATTTATGGTTCCTGTTAACTCTGGTTATATTAACCGCCATCTCCTTCTATTTATTCCGGGCATTAAAAGAAAATAAGAATAATCGGATTATTAAAATAATTCGCGAGGCTGACTCATTAGGAAAAGTCTCAATATTATTTTTATTTTTCGGATTAATATACGCGGCGTTTAATCGCAGCCTGTATCTTTTTGCCCCTGAATTGTTAGGTAACGGTGCATTTAACTTTATTGTGATGCAGACGCTTTTTTATCTGCCGTTCTTCTTTATTGGTGCCTGTACCTATAAATTTGCCAGCTTAAAAAGCATGTTCCTTAAACCCTCGGTTCCTGCCTGTGCGGTTTGTATCTTGCTGTTCGCCGCTTACATGATTAACCAGCATGTAAATACGCCAGAGCTTTATTCGATGGAGCTGGATGCAATTATTACCAGCCTGCTGGGCATTCTGATGGTCAACGTGGTGTTCTCGTTCAGCCATTACGTGCTGAACTTCCAGTCGCCGTTCGTCACTTACCTGGTTAATGCATCGCTGTTTGTTTACCTGATTCACCACCCTTTAACGTTGATTTATGGCGCGTTTATTACTCCGCTGATCAAAAGTGACTGGTTGGGCTTCTGGTTGGGGCTGGTGTTTGTGTTTGGTATCGCCTTCTTCCTTTATGAGGTGCACAAACGCATTCCATTGCTGCGATTCCTGTTCTCAGGCAAATGGCAGTTTATGAAAGAAGATAAAGACGACAAACCTGTTACTGCGGGCAACCAGCAGCAGAGTTAA
- a CDS encoding HlyD family secretion protein — protein sequence MSKTSSIKPVWLAVVAIIILLAIVGGYLISGQTSPTTNDAVISADSTLVAPRISGTIQSVLVEDNQTVKAGQLLAKIDDRDYVNAVQTAQAALETAQAQMQSLVAQVAKQGPTIDQARAVVNADAAGLVYARKSAERYKALSASGSTSLDLRDDSDANYRQKLASQQSDMAAVQAAERQLDVLKAEQSQAKAAIDSAQTALQQARLNLSYTDIKAPVDGVVGVRSVRVGAYVSAGTRVLAVVPVREAYVVANYLETQLAHVQPHQTVSIKVDAVPDVTFKGTVDSIAPATGVTFSPITPDNATGNYTKVTQRLEVKILLDANQQDLSRLRVGMSVVPTIDIHSR from the coding sequence GGCCATCGTTGGCGGGTATCTGATTTCCGGGCAGACATCGCCAACCACCAATGATGCCGTGATATCCGCCGACTCCACGCTGGTCGCCCCGCGAATTTCCGGCACCATCCAGTCTGTGCTGGTTGAGGATAATCAAACGGTAAAGGCGGGGCAGCTGCTGGCCAAGATTGACGATCGAGATTACGTTAACGCGGTACAAACAGCCCAGGCGGCATTGGAAACGGCGCAGGCGCAGATGCAAAGTCTAGTTGCACAAGTGGCCAAACAAGGGCCGACGATCGATCAGGCACGGGCAGTGGTCAATGCCGATGCGGCGGGTCTGGTTTATGCTCGCAAGAGCGCCGAGCGTTATAAAGCGTTGTCGGCCAGCGGTTCAACCTCGCTGGATCTGCGTGATGACTCTGATGCCAACTATCGCCAAAAACTGGCTTCGCAACAGAGTGACATGGCGGCGGTGCAGGCTGCAGAGAGGCAACTGGATGTCTTGAAAGCCGAGCAGTCGCAGGCCAAAGCGGCTATTGATTCTGCGCAAACGGCATTGCAGCAGGCACGGCTTAACCTGTCCTATACCGATATCAAGGCCCCGGTTGATGGGGTGGTGGGGGTGCGTTCAGTGCGTGTCGGGGCTTATGTCAGCGCGGGTACTCGTGTTCTGGCGGTAGTGCCGGTGCGCGAGGCCTATGTGGTCGCCAACTATCTGGAAACTCAGTTGGCTCATGTTCAGCCACATCAGACGGTGAGCATCAAAGTCGATGCTGTTCCGGATGTGACCTTCAAGGGTACGGTAGACAGCATCGCGCCAGCAACCGGCGTGACGTTCTCGCCTATTACCCCGGATAATGCGACCGGCAACTACACCAAGGTCACGCAGCGTCTCGAAGTCAAGATTCTGCTCGATGCCAATCAGCAGGATTTGTCGCGCCTGAGAGTCGGCATGTCAGTGGTGCCAACGATTGATATTCATAGCCGATAG